One window of the Solanum stenotomum isolate F172 chromosome 11, ASM1918654v1, whole genome shotgun sequence genome contains the following:
- the LOC125845935 gene encoding uncharacterized protein LOC125845935, giving the protein MARGRGRGKSFGRSSPAIHVSMPTIPMPTIVSPQQGGTTTVETSDQSTTPTISETPPVTPNQSSPIGQGLSTQSIPTGCSNPIAEGDLSTQSNSRGHTNTVDTDSSSNHSRTLIFISSAGLEPSIICSSFITKSFRNDVDPNGINWKSVSNDVKDGYFGEFKDVSISESKVKRHWLVKAAIKYRNFISKIKGGGVRPGFVPEHVWERWTQLWGSNESKKKSEINAKNRRGGREVAAGTHTGGSISIGEHRKKLAIEKGRDPTPSELHLHVHTHGHNGKSFVGERSRIVHEKYEEILREKTTSQFDIDQCEAYYQAAGGEKKKRIYGLGSEAKTYYGQNLCASSSVATSVSQSTTTRNMDVFVKEMIPALTTHFLPVIMERLQQVVTPIDNPSLVTPMVPPPAATNEDEVDPLVSSDEGIP; this is encoded by the exons aTGGCTCGAGGCAGAGGTCGTGGGAAGTCCTTTGGTAGGAGTAGTCCTGCTATTCATGTAAGCATGCCAACTATTCCGATGCCCACTATAGTTTCTCCTCAACAAGGTGGTACCACAACTGTTGAAACATCAGATCAAAGTACCACCCCAACTATCTCTGAGACACCTCCAGTTACACCAAATCAGAGCAGTCCCATAGGTCAGGGTCTGTCTACTCAGAGCATCCCAACAGGTTGTAGTAATCCAATTGCTGAAGGTGATCTATCTACTCAAAGCAACTCAAGAGGTCATACAAACACAGTTGATACTGATTCTAGTAGTAACCACTCACGGACCCTTATTTTTATAAGTTCTGCAGG GTtggaaccttctataatatgcTCTAGTTTCATAACCAAGTCTTTCAGAAATGATGTTGATCCCAATGGAATAAATTGGAAAAGTGTTTCAAACGATGTAAAAGACGGTTATTTTGGAGAATTTAAG GATGTTTCTATTAGTGAAAGTAAAGTGAAGAGACACTGGTTGGTCAAGGCCGCTATAAAATACagaaattttatttctaaaataaaaggGGGAGGAGTTAGGCCAGGTTTTGTACCTGAGCATGTTTGGGAAAGATGGACACAACTTTGGGGAAGTAATGAGTCCAAGAAAAAGTCAGAAATAAATGCAAAGAATCGTCGTGGCGGCCGTGAAGTTGCTGCTGGGACTCACACAGGTGGCTCTATCTCAATTGGAGAGCATCGCAAGAAACTT gCTATTGAAAAGGGTCGAGATCCAACACCAAGCGAGTTACATTTACACGTCCATACGCATGGTCATAATGGTAAATCTTTTGTTGGCGAACGCTCTCGAATTGTCCAT gaaaaatatgaagaaatattaCGGGAAAAAACAACCTCTCAATTTGATATTGATCAATGTGAAGCATACTACCAAGCTGCCGggggagaaaagaagaaaagaatataCGGTCTTGGATCTGAAGCAAAAACTTACTACGGGCAGAATCTTTGTGCCTCATCATCTGTAGCAACTTCAGTTTCTCAATCAACAACGACAAGAAATATGGATGTGTTTGTGAAGGAAATGATTCCTGCCCTTACTACTCATTTTCTTCCGGTTATTATGGAGCGGCTACAACAAGTGGTTACTCCCATTGACAATCCATCACTTGTGACACCCATGGTACCTCCTCCTGCTGCTACTAATGAGGACGAGGTTGATCCCTTAGTTTCAAGTGATGAGGGTATCCCTTAA